From the genome of Ectobacillus sp. JY-23, one region includes:
- a CDS encoding PTS transporter subunit EIIC produces MAANKQAAYQAVAKNLVELIGGKENIQGAAHCATRLRIVLHDNDLMNVKEIEKLDYAKGAFLAGDQLQVIFGAGTVNDVYAAFRVEAGIQDMSLSDVKAQSAQKQNAFQRGIKALSDVFVQIIPGLLAAALLMGITGLLGQKGIFGEQSVVEMYPAIAGLNRFIQIMSTGIFTILPLLVVYSATKRFGGNPVLGLVMGAIMLHPDLGNAFDVGSGKVNPEIINLFGLKVELVGFQGGIIIALMMGVVVAKLDQFFNRKVPDMIKLFIAPLATVVISGLLLFTIVGPFGRFLADTITSGLMWSVTNFGAVGFMLFAGLQQVLVITGLHHVLGAVEAQLIANTGQNFLMPLMSVALMGQAGSVFGFTLAHWKQEKVRQIGLSAFGSTFFGISEPALFGVNIKYKFPLIMGCIAGAIGGAYVYFTKVKAIGFGATAIPGFAIVSTNGGGHLQYVIANVLALAIGFILTLLYAKMKKTNVE; encoded by the coding sequence ATGGCTGCGAATAAACAGGCTGCGTATCAAGCAGTAGCAAAAAATCTGGTTGAACTAATTGGCGGTAAAGAAAATATCCAAGGCGCTGCACACTGTGCAACACGCTTACGAATTGTACTGCATGACAATGATTTAATGAATGTAAAGGAAATAGAGAAGCTAGACTACGCCAAAGGTGCTTTTCTTGCGGGGGATCAGCTACAGGTTATCTTTGGTGCAGGAACGGTAAACGATGTATATGCAGCGTTCCGCGTAGAGGCGGGTATTCAGGATATGTCACTAAGTGATGTGAAAGCGCAATCAGCACAAAAACAGAATGCTTTTCAGCGTGGTATTAAAGCGCTATCAGATGTGTTTGTACAAATTATTCCCGGCTTATTGGCCGCAGCTTTATTGATGGGTATCACTGGATTACTTGGACAAAAAGGTATTTTTGGCGAGCAATCCGTTGTAGAAATGTATCCTGCGATTGCTGGTTTGAACCGTTTTATTCAAATTATGTCGACAGGAATTTTCACTATCTTACCGCTCCTTGTTGTATATTCGGCAACGAAGCGCTTTGGCGGTAATCCGGTTCTCGGTCTTGTGATGGGAGCGATTATGCTGCATCCTGACCTTGGCAATGCATTTGACGTGGGGAGCGGGAAGGTAAACCCTGAAATAATCAATTTGTTTGGTTTAAAAGTGGAGCTTGTTGGCTTTCAAGGTGGCATCATTATTGCTTTAATGATGGGAGTTGTTGTTGCAAAGCTTGACCAATTCTTTAATCGTAAAGTACCTGATATGATTAAACTATTTATTGCGCCACTGGCGACAGTTGTTATTTCTGGACTTTTGCTGTTTACTATCGTTGGTCCATTCGGGCGCTTCTTAGCTGATACCATCACATCCGGTTTAATGTGGTCTGTAACAAACTTTGGTGCAGTTGGCTTCATGCTATTTGCTGGGTTACAGCAGGTTCTAGTAATTACTGGTCTGCATCATGTACTCGGGGCAGTAGAAGCGCAGTTAATCGCCAACACAGGTCAAAATTTCTTAATGCCGCTTATGTCGGTTGCATTGATGGGACAGGCCGGCTCTGTGTTTGGCTTTACGCTTGCGCATTGGAAGCAAGAAAAGGTGCGCCAAATCGGACTATCCGCATTCGGCTCTACCTTCTTTGGGATCTCAGAGCCGGCACTGTTCGGTGTGAATATTAAGTATAAATTCCCACTTATTATGGGATGTATCGCAGGGGCAATTGGCGGTGCGTATGTGTACTTTACAAAAGTAAAGGCAATTGGTTTTGGTGCAACA